The Ignavibacteriota bacterium sequence TTCGGACCTTATTACGCCGGAGGCGATATCAGCGAATTGGACAGTTTGGAAAATCCTAAAGATTTTTTACGATGGAATGTTTCGGGAAAGCTTAATGTAAATTGTTTGATTTGTCATGATGCCGATCCAAATTACGATCAAGCTGAATATGCATCCAATATGAGAAAGCAAAACTTTAAATGGGCCGCCGCCGCTAGTACAAGCTTTGTAGAGTTTAAAGGCAACGCTTCAAAAATGCCCGATAATTATGACATGTATAACCAAACAACAATTCAAACAATTGATGTAAGATCTTCCGTTCCTCCTACCTTAAAATATGATACAACAAAATTTAATTCCTCAAATAAAATTTACTTTAATGTATCTAAAAAGATTCCCAATGATAACTGTTATTACTGTCATTCCTCAATAATTTCTGATAATAACTTACATGCAAACTGGAAAAATGATGAAGACGTTCATATTAAAGCGGGATTAAAATGCGTGGATTGCCACAGAAATGGTTTAGACCATAATATGACGAGAGGAATTGCAGATAAAAATATTGATAACTCAAGCTCATTTACATGTGAAGGATGCCACATACCAAATTTGAAAGATGGAATACCTGTAAATGGTAATTTAGGCGCCCCAATTCCAAAACATTTAGGAATTCCGGCAGTTCATTTTGAAAAACTAAGCTGTACAGTTTGTCACTCGGGTAAATGGCCCGGCGAAAAACCGAATATGATAAAAACATCACGTTCTCATTTCTTGGGTATGCATGGAACAAACAAAGCTCCGGATGTTTTTCCTCATATTTTAACAAGTATTTATGCTGAAAATAATTCCGATAAAATTGAGCCAAGAAATTTAGTCTTCCCTTCTTTTTGGGGAAATAAAGACAGTACCAACAATGTTAGTCCGCTGCCTATTGATTTTGTTGAACAAAATATAAGACCAATGCTTGCTTTGGATTCTATCTTTAATTTTGGAAAATGGCCAAGCGTTAAGGACAGCGTTGTTATTTCTATTTTGGATTCAATCAAAAACTTAAAATTATTTAACGGTACTCCGGTTTTAGTAACGGGCGGAAAAGTTTTCGAAGTTGAAAATAATTCTTTAATAGATGATGATTATAATGAACTTGGTTATACATGGAGAATTGCACATACAGTTCGTCCTGCCTCTCAAGCACTCGGTATAAACGGATGCGGAGATTGTCATTCTATCGGTTCACCGTTTTTTACCAATAATGTTGAAGTCGAAAGTTCGCTTATTAATTTTAATAATAAAAATATTTCAATGAGTGATTTTCAAAATAACAGTGAAATCTATCAATCATTTTTTTCACTAACGTTTTTCTTCAGACCGCTTTTGAAATATATTATAATTTTTTCAGCTTTAGTTATACTTATTGTTTTTATCGGATTTACTTTCAGCGGATTTAAATATTTATCAAAATTCTTTTTTTCCAATAATAATTCTTAGGAGATCATAGATTTTTATGTTTAGAATATTATCTTTATTGATCATTGCAGCAGCAATTTATTGGCTATTTAATTTTGGAAAAAAGAATGGTTTTTCAATTAAAACTCTTTTGAATAATTTAATTTCAGCGGTCATAAATTCTGTAAAGAAAATTTCGGAGTTCAAAAATCAAGCGCTCTCCGAAAAAATCAATTCAATTAAAAAATTATTGTACGTTGTAACAGTAGCGTTATTTTTAATAATGGCAATTTCCGCATTCATTCCCGCTATAATTTTTGGCGGAAGTCTAAGCGGAGTATTTTTACTAATTCATGTAACCGCTGCTCCTTTCTTCGCGGTTTCATTGGCATTAACAATTGTAATCTACGCACAGCAAAATAAATTTGGAACCAAAGATTTTAAGAATCAAACGGATTTTAATAATCTCAATTCATTAAAATTGAATAATTCCGGTAACCAAAAGTTAATATTTTGGCTATTTACATTCTTTTCGCTTCCTGCCATTGTTTCAATAATTCTAAGTATGTTCCCCTTATTTGGAACTGAAGGTCAAAATATTTTGTTAGAAATTCATAGATATTCCACATTGATCTTATTTATTTTATTAGTTTTACACAGTGGATTATTGAATTTGAAGTCTAATTGATTTTAAATATAATTTTGAAAAAAAATCTTTGGAGTAAAAAAATGCAAAACAAAAAACGTGTTATGAAAATGTTAATCTTCATTGGAGTATTTTTGGGAATTTTTGTTTCCAATTCTTTAGCTCAAAAAATGGTTCCGATTCAAATTGACCTCCCGAAAGCAATGTTTGTCGGTACACCAACAAATATGACTATAGATAAATTAGAAAAACCATTAGGAAAACCAAGACCTCCATTTTTGGCACCCGAAGGAACAAAAAACGTTGCTTTACACAAAAAAGTTACAAGTACAGATGATATGCCTATTATAGGTGAAGTTGATTATATAACTGACGGCGATAAAAACGGCGACGAAGGATATTTTGTTGAATTAGGACCTTTCACTCAAAATATTACAATTGACCTTGAAAAAGAATATAATATATACGCACTTGTTTTATGGCATTTCCACAAACAACCGCGAGTTTATTTTGACGTTATTGTTCAACTATCAAACGATAAAGATTTTAAGAAAGATGTTAAAACTATTTTTAACAACGATTTGGATAATTCCAGTAAACAAGGAAAAGGAACCGACTGGCATTATGTTGAAACTGCCGAAGGAAAATTAATTGACGCAAAAGGTGAAAAAGCCAGATACGTTAGATTATACAGCAAAGGAAATAACAGTAACGATTTAAATCATTACATTGAAGTTGCGGTTTACGGAAAGTAAAAAAATATTTGCTAAAATTAATGACGGTTACTTTTTTGTAATCGTCATTTTTTTTGCCCTGTCATTAAGATTATTTGATCTAAATAATCGTCCGTTTCATACAGATGAAGCGGTTCACGCAATAAAATTTGCCGACCTATTAGAAAACGGGAAATACATTTATGATCCCATTGAATATCACGGACCAACGTTAAATTATTTTTCTTTAATTACCGCAAAGCTTTCGGGTGAAAATACTTTAAGCGAACTCAATGAAATAACGTTAAGGATTGTCCCGGCAGTAATATCGCTGATTTTAATTTTGATGACGTATTTTATTTTTGATAATTATAATAAAAATCTAAAATTTATAATTACGATTTTAATTTCAATCTCTCCTATTTTTGTTTTTTATGGAAGATATTACATACAAGAAACATTGCTTGTTACATTCGCGTATTCTTCGCTTTTAACGTTTTATAAATATTTAACAACGAGAAAATTAACTTGGATAGTTTTAACAAGTGTTTTTTCAGCGCTTGTATTTTGTACAAAAGAAACAAGTATCATTATATATTTTTCCGCAATTTCCGCTACGATTTTAATCTATTTGTTTGACAAAGAAATACGTAAAAGAATATTTTTTGTGAAAAATCATGCTTTAATTTTTTCAATCATTTTTTTCGGAATTTCAATAATCTTTTATTCCTCATTTTTTTCAAATCCGTCAGGCATTTTAGATTCATTAAAGACTTTTACAAATTACTTTAACAAAGCCGGAAGCAGTAACGAACATATTCAACCTTGGTATTATTACTTTGAATTTTTACTTTTCACAAATAATGATTTGATATTTTATACTGAAATACCAATATTCATCTTAGCAATATTTGGTTTTGGCTTTTTATTTTTATCAAAGAAAAATTATTTACTTAAACTTATTGCGCTGTTCTGCATAATACAGGCAATTGTTTATGCTTTAATTCCATATAAAACTCCTTGGCTAGCGCTTAATTTTTGGATAGGATTTTTGTTTATTGCATCGTTCGGAATGGAATCTTTATTGAGAAAATTCGAAAAAACTTTTATAAAGAATTTTTTACTTACTTTATTTGTTTTAATTTTCCTCCATTCTTTTTATCAATCATTAATAATAAATTTTGCCAAGCCGTATCAGCCGGAAAATCCGTTTACTTATTCACAGCCTACACCGGATATAATTTCTGCTTCAGAAAAAATAAATAAAATAGCCGAATTCGATTCTATGAAAAATGAAATTTTCATTAACGTTATTGCAAAGGATAATGATTATTGGCCGCTGCCTTGGTATTTGCGAAAAATAAAAAATATCGCTTGGAATAATGAGGTTAAGAATAATGTTTACGTGTATAATATAATCATCACCTCTCCGGAATTTGAAAACGAAATAACTGAAAAGTTATATTCACTTCCAAAACCCGGACAAGTAAATTTATACGTTCCCCTCTTTGATGATTATGTTGCAATTAGACCAAATGTTGAAATTGTCGGCTACATTCAAAACAGTTTGTATGATAAATATTTACATTCCTCAATGAAAAATTCAGCGGAATAATATTTTATGATAAAATTATCAAATATAAATTCCAATAATTTGCATCATTTTGCGCATGAGGCAATGGCTACAATATTTGAAGTATTGATTCAATCAGAAAATAAAAATTATGCTGAGCAAGCTGCTCAAAATGTATTTGCCGAAATTGACAATTTGGAAGATAAATTCAGCAGATTCAGAAGCAATACGGACATTGCTAAAATTAACAACTCAAAAATCGAAGAAGAAATAATTTTGAGTTTTGAAACGTTTGAGTGTATTTGGATAGCAAAAAATATTTATGAAATGACAAACGGTTTATTTGATATTACTACCGGAAACATTATTGATAAATGGAAAAACAAGTCCGAAGCTTCACAAAGTTCTAATGGAATTTATTCTGATTTTGGGAATGATAAATTCATTTTAAATGAAAATGATTATACGATAAGAATCTTAAATGATAAGGTAAGTTTTGATTTAGGCGGAATAGGAAAAGGCTATGCTGTGGATCTCGCGGCAAAACTTTTATTGGAATGGGATTTAGAAAACGCTTTAATTCACGGCGGCGGAAGCAGCGTTAAGACAATAGGAAAATTAGACGATAAAAATGGTTGGCCGGTTACTATTAGTAATCCAATAAATTATGAACAAATAATCGCGCGATTGAATTTAAGTAATTTATCTTTAAGCGGCTCCGGAAAGCAAAAGCATAATCATATTATTAATCCGAAAACACTTTTACCGAATTATAACAGAACTGCGGCTTGGGTTTTAACAGAATCGGCGGCAATTTCCGACGCGGTTTCAACGGCATTTATGTTAATGGATAAAAACGAAATTCTCGAATTCTGTAAAATTAATGATTATATAAATGCAATGATAATCTTGAACGACAATGCGGAATTGAAAAAGCATGACCTGATAATTTCAGATAATTTCGGCGGCGCTGAATTTTTTGTATAGATAAATAAAATCAGTAACTACTTTTTTTGAACTTTTCCTAATACTAATTCGACTGTCTCTGTCACAAGTCCAAATTACGGGAAATTCCAGAATTTTATAATTCTCTTTTTTAGCTAGCAAAACAATTTCTATTTCAAACAAAAATCCTGTGGTTGTTATTTGAGGAAATAATTTTCTTGCGACATCACCTTTATAAACTTTAAATCCGCATTGAGTATCCGTAAGATTTTTGGGAATTTTTAATAAAAGTTTTGATATTATTCCAAATATACGCGAAATAATTTTTCTATCAATATCCTGAGGTTTTATGATCTTTGCACCGGTAATTTTTCGCGATCCATTTGCAATTTCACATTTATTTGATTTAATAAAATTTATTCCAATAAGTGAATTATCAAAAGGAACTGTCAGTCCCGAATCAGCATATAAAATAATATCGCCAACTGATTGTTTAACTCCCTCGATTACTGCTCCGCCTTTCCCTAAATTATTTTTTAACTTAATAACTTTAAGTTGATAATTAGTTTTACATGCTTCGGCAATTTTTGCAGTATCATCCTTGCTTCCATCGTCAACTAAAATAATTTCGCCATTAAAATTCTGACTTTTTAAAAAATTATCGGCGGCAAAAATATCCGCGGCAATCTTTTTATTTTCATTATATGCGGGAATAATTATTGAAATATCCATTGGCAAAAATTTTATAATAAATAAAAAAGCTATTTAATCAAAAATTAAACTGACTAAATAGCTTTTTAAAGGTAATAAATTAAATATTATTTCTCATCAAAGGCAGCGTCGAATTTTATATTGGAAGGACTGAAATCAATCTTCTTAACAAATTCTAAAGCTTCTTTAACTCCATGTTCGCGTTCCATGCCGCTGTCTTCCCACTCAACTGAAAGCGGTCCGTTGTAACCTATATGATTTAACGCTCTTATAATTTCCTCAAAATTAACGCCTCCATGTCCAAGCGATCTAAAATCCCAGCCTCTGTCCTTATGACCAAAATCCAAATGAGATGACAAAATTCCATTTCTGCCGTTTAATTGTCTGGCTGCGTCTTTCATATGAACATGATAAATTCTATCGGCGAATTCATAAATAAAAACAACCGGATCAATCATTTGCCAGTGAAGATGGCTTGGATCAAAATTAAATCCAAATGTTTTTCTGCCGCCTACAGCATCAATCGCTCTTTGTGTTGTAACAATATCAAAAGCGATTTCTGTTGGATGTACTTCCAACGCAAATTTTACTCCGCATTCGTCATAAACATCAAGTATTGGATTCCACATTTTTGCGAAATACTCAAATCCTTCTTCAATTGTTTTGGGAGCTACCGGAGGAAAACTATAAAGCATATGCCAAATAGATGATCCCGTAAAACCGTTAACAACATTAATCCCTAAATTTTTTGCTGCTATTGCCGAATTTTTCATTGCTTCAACAGCCCAGCTTCTTTTTTTCTCTGCGTTGCCTGCGCAATCAGCAGGTGCAAAACCGTCCGATCGCGAATCATTGTTTAAATCACAAACCAATTGGCCTGCTAAATGATTGCTGATGGAGAATAATTTTAAATCATTTTTTTTGAGTATATCTAATTGTTTTTCGCAGTAATTTTTATCGGATGCGGCTTTAAATACATCCATATGATCACCCCAACACGCCAATTCAATTCCATCGTAACCCCAGCCTTTAACCTTTTTCGCCAAAACTTCCAACGGAATATCTGCCCATTGCGCAGTACATAAAGTTATTGGTCTTGCCATTTTTTATTGCTCCTTAACAAAAATTAAATTGAAGTCCATCTTTCATTTCCATTTGCGCTTTTAATTACGGCATCAATAAATTTCATTCCTCTAACACCGTCATCAACATTTGGAAAATCAGAAATTAATTCTGTATCAGCTTCGTAGCCGTCTTCTTTATTTCTTATGGTATCGCCAAAATTATTATAAATATTAGCAATAGCTTCAAGCAGCGCTTCCGGATGTCCTGAAGGTAATCTGGTCCCTCTTGCGGCAGCTTTGCTGTAATCATTTACGTATTGATTGCCTCTTTTCCATATTTGAACCGGACTGTCACCATCTTTAACATAAAGAAAATTGGGTTCTTCCTGATGCCATTCAAGACTTTTCTTTTTACCGTAAA is a genomic window containing:
- a CDS encoding TIGR03663 family protein yields the protein MRFTESKKIFAKINDGYFFVIVIFFALSLRLFDLNNRPFHTDEAVHAIKFADLLENGKYIYDPIEYHGPTLNYFSLITAKLSGENTLSELNEITLRIVPAVISLILILMTYFIFDNYNKNLKFIITILISISPIFVFYGRYYIQETLLVTFAYSSLLTFYKYLTTRKLTWIVLTSVFSALVFCTKETSIIIYFSAISATILIYLFDKEIRKRIFFVKNHALIFSIIFFGISIIFYSSFFSNPSGILDSLKTFTNYFNKAGSSNEHIQPWYYYFEFLLFTNNDLIFYTEIPIFILAIFGFGFLFLSKKNYLLKLIALFCIIQAIVYALIPYKTPWLALNFWIGFLFIASFGMESLLRKFEKTFIKNFLLTLFVLIFLHSFYQSLIINFAKPYQPENPFTYSQPTPDIISASEKINKIAEFDSMKNEIFINVIAKDNDYWPLPWYLRKIKNIAWNNEVKNNVYVYNIIITSPEFENEITEKLYSLPKPGQVNLYVPLFDDYVAIRPNVEIVGYIQNSLYDKYLHSSMKNSAE
- a CDS encoding FAD:protein FMN transferase; amino-acid sequence: MIKLSNINSNNLHHFAHEAMATIFEVLIQSENKNYAEQAAQNVFAEIDNLEDKFSRFRSNTDIAKINNSKIEEEIILSFETFECIWIAKNIYEMTNGLFDITTGNIIDKWKNKSEASQSSNGIYSDFGNDKFILNENDYTIRILNDKVSFDLGGIGKGYAVDLAAKLLLEWDLENALIHGGGSSVKTIGKLDDKNGWPVTISNPINYEQIIARLNLSNLSLSGSGKQKHNHIINPKTLLPNYNRTAAWVLTESAAISDAVSTAFMLMDKNEILEFCKINDYINAMIILNDNAELKKHDLIISDNFGGAEFFV
- a CDS encoding glycosyltransferase codes for the protein MDISIIIPAYNENKKIAADIFAADNFLKSQNFNGEIILVDDGSKDDTAKIAEACKTNYQLKVIKLKNNLGKGGAVIEGVKQSVGDIILYADSGLTVPFDNSLIGINFIKSNKCEIANGSRKITGAKIIKPQDIDRKIISRIFGIISKLLLKIPKNLTDTQCGFKVYKGDVARKLFPQITTTGFLFEIEIVLLAKKENYKILEFPVIWTCDRDSRISIRKSSKKVVTDFIYLYKKFSAAEII
- a CDS encoding sugar phosphate isomerase/epimerase, yielding MARPITLCTAQWADIPLEVLAKKVKGWGYDGIELACWGDHMDVFKAASDKNYCEKQLDILKKNDLKLFSISNHLAGQLVCDLNNDSRSDGFAPADCAGNAEKKRSWAVEAMKNSAIAAKNLGINVVNGFTGSSIWHMLYSFPPVAPKTIEEGFEYFAKMWNPILDVYDECGVKFALEVHPTEIAFDIVTTQRAIDAVGGRKTFGFNFDPSHLHWQMIDPVVFIYEFADRIYHVHMKDAARQLNGRNGILSSHLDFGHKDRGWDFRSLGHGGVNFEEIIRALNHIGYNGPLSVEWEDSGMEREHGVKEALEFVKKIDFSPSNIKFDAAFDEK